One window of Oryza brachyantha chromosome 12, ObraRS2, whole genome shotgun sequence genomic DNA carries:
- the LOC102719350 gene encoding 9-cis-epoxycarotenoid dioxygenase NCED5, chloroplastic: MPTAFAAKSPASCCSIHGASPAAARPRRQSVRFTTRAAAANSVLSAPSSGAVRSSAAAAYVPAAPKMMPEADGASVRVGGGGEAPARRAEKEGLNLFQRAAAVALDAFEEGFITNVLERPHALPRTADPAVQIAGNFAPVGEQPPVRALPVSGRIPPFINGVYARNGANPHFEPTAGHHLFDGDGMVHAVRIRNGAAESYACRFTETARLKQERSLGRAVFPKAIGELHGHSGIARLALFYARGLCGLVDPSHGTGVANAGLVYFNGRLLAMSEDDLPYQVRVTGNGDLETVGRYDFDGQLGCAMIAHPKLDPVSGELFALSYDVIKKPYLKYFYFGADGTKSPDVEIELEQPTMIHDFAITENFVVVPDHQVVFKLGEMFRGGSPVVLDKEKTSRFGVLPKYARSSSEMVWVDVPDCFCFHLWNAWEEPESDEVVVVGSCMTPADSIFNESDDRLESVLTEIRLNTRTGESTRRAVLPPSTQVNLEVGMVNRNMLGRKTRYAYLAVAEPWPKVSGFAKVDLVTGELTKFDYGPGRFGGEPCFVPMDGAGAAASPARGEDDGYILSFVRDEAAGTSELLVVNAADMRLEATVQLPSRVPYGFHGTFINAGELSSQA; the protein is encoded by the coding sequence ATGCCGACGGCGTTCGCGGCCAAGTCCCCTGCTTCTTGTTGCTCCATACAtggcgcctcgccggcggcggcgcggccgcggcggcagtCGGTGCGGTTCACgacgcgcgccgcggcggcgaatTCGGTGCTGAGCGCGCCGTCGTCCGGGGCAGTgaggtcgtcggcggcggcggcgtacgtTCCGGCGGCGCCTAAGATGATGCCTGAGGCGGACGGCGCGTCGGTGCGCGTCGGGGGCGGTGGtgaggcgccggcgaggagggcggaGAAGGAGGGGCTCAATTTGTTccagcgcgccgcggcggtggcgctcgACGCGTTCGAGGAGGGGTTCATCACGAATGTGCTGGAGCGGCCGCACGCGCTGCCGCGGACGGCCGACCCGGCGGTGCAGATCGCCGGGAACTTCGCGCCGGTGGGCGAGCAGCCGCCGGTGCGGGCGCTCCCGGTGTCGGGCCGGATCCCGCCCTTCATCAATGGCGTCTACGCGCGCAACGGCGCCAACCCGCACTTCGAGCCCACCGCCGGTCACCACCtgttcgacggcgacggcatggTCCACGCCGTCCGCATCCGCAacggcgccgccgagtcctACGCCTGCCGCTTCACCGAGACGGCGCGGCTCAAGCAGGAGCGCTCCCTCGGCCGCGCCGTCTTCCCCAAGGCCATCGGCGAGCTCCACGGCCACTCCGGCATCGCCCGCCTCGCGCTCTTCTACGCGCGCGGCCTCTGCGGCCTCGTCGACCCCTCGCACGGCACCGGCGTCGCCAACGCCGGCCTCGTCTACTTCaacggccgcctcctcgccatgTCCGAGGACGACCTCCCGTACCAGGTCCGGGTCACCGGCAACGGCGACCTCGAGACGGTCGGGCGGTACGACTTCGACGGGCAGCTCGGGTGCGCCATGATCGCGCACCCAAAGCTGGACCCGGTCTCCGGCGAGCTGTTCGCGCTCAGCTACGACGTGATCAAGAAGCCGTACCTCAAGTACTTCTACTTCGGCGCCGACGGGACGAAGTCGCCGGACGTGGAGATCGAGCTGGAGCAGCCGACGATGATCCACGACTTCGCCATCACCGAGAACTTCGTGGTGGTGCCCGACCACCAGGTGGTGTTCAAGCTCGGCGAGATGTTCCGCGGCGGCTCGCCGGTGGTGCTCGACAAGGAGAAGACGTCGCGGTTCGGCGTGCTGCCCAAGTACGCGAGGAGCTCGTCGGAGATGGTGTGGGTGGACGTGCCGGACTGCTTCTGCTTCCACCTGTGGAATGCGTGGGAGGAGCCGGAGTCcgacgaggtggtggtggtcggctCCTGCATGACACCCGCCGACTCCATCTTCAACGAGTCCGACGACCGCCTCGAGAGCGTGCTCACCGAGATCCGCCTCAACACGCGCACTGGCGAGTCcacccgccgcgccgtgctgccgccgtcgacgcAGGTGAACCTCGAGGTCGGCATGGTCAACCGCAACATGCTCGGCCGCAAGACCAGGTACGCctacctcgccgtcgccgagccgtGGCCCAAGGTGTCCGGCTTCGCCAAGGTCGACCTCGTCACCGGCGAGCTCACCAAGTTCGACTACGGCCCCGGCCGCTTCGGCGGCGAGCCCTGCTTCGTCCCcatggacggcgccggcgccgccgcctcccccgcccgcggcgaggacgacggctaCATCCTCTCCTTCGTCCGCGACGAGGCCGCCGGCACCTCCGAGCTCCTCGTCGTCAACGCCGCCGACATGCGCCTCGAGGCCACCGTCCAGCTCCCTTCTCGCGTCCCCTATGGCTTCCACGGCACCTTCATCAACGCCGGCGAGCTCTCCTCCCAGGCCTAG